In Vespa crabro chromosome 7, iyVesCrab1.2, whole genome shotgun sequence, a single window of DNA contains:
- the LOC124425762 gene encoding elongation factor Ts, mitochondrial isoform X1 produces the protein MILFQTYVRLVTLVRTLYTYCLDGVAYALTFITDKMISSRIVRFVHTNSLLWQTSNKSLLAKLRKKTGYTFANCKKALELNSNDIAKAEVWLKEQAQQHGWIQAAKLQGRCTTQGLIAVIVEKNYGALVEINCETDFVARNKKFHGLAEIVLAATLCHARTLNSNNEVERFSLDTDALKALPANDGKTLADHSALTIGTIGENITLRRALCMRVQGDAVVFGGTHPAPMNPIPVSFGRYGALIAVKGKEDKMILGTQLCQHIIGMNPIKVGNNTVDQPNIDMDNEICLIYQEFLLDPSLSVQQVLKDAQVEVLDFARFEIGEKLNGNKLLDSVEVCG, from the exons atgattttatttcaaacataCGTACGATTGGTAACTTTAGTTCGAACTTTGTACACTTATTGTCTCGATGGCGTTGCCTATGCTCTTACTTTTATCACGGACAAG ATGATTTCTAGCCGCATAGTTCGATTCGTTCATACAAACAGTTTGCTATGGCAAACCTCAAATAAGTCGCTTCTAGCAAAACTAAGGAAGAAAACTGGATATACTTTTGCAAATTGCAAAAAGGCATTAGAATTAAATTCCAATGATATTGCAAAG GCAGAAGTATGGCTGAAAGAGCAAGCTCAGCAGCACGGATGGATTCAAGCAGCAAAACTCCAAGGTAGATGTACTACTCAAGGTCTGATCGCAGtgatcgtagaaaaaaattatggtgCACTCGTAGAAATAAACTGTGAAACAGATTTTGTTGCGAGAAACAAAAAGTTTCATGGACTAGCAGAAATTGTATTGGCAGCAACATTGTGCCATGCAAGGAcattaaatagtaataacgaagTCGAGAGATTTTCATTGGACACGGATGCTTTAAAAGCATTACCTGCGAACGATGGAAAGACTTTAGCCGATCATTCTGCCTTAACTATAGGTACTATCGGTGAAAATATAACTTTAAGGCGAGCTCTATGTATGCGAGTACAGGGTGATGCAGTAGTATTCGGAGGTACGCATCCAGCTCCTATGAATCCTATACCTGTATCTTTTGGAAGATACGGAGCATTAATAGCTGTCAAAGGTAAAGAGGATAAAATGATACTTGGAACTCAACTTTGTCAACACATCATTG GTATGAATCCAATCAAAGTAGGAAATAATACAGTGGATCAGCCAAACATCGATATGGATAATGAAATCTGTTTAATATATCAGGAATTTCTATTGGATCCTAGTCTTTCGGTACAACAAGTTCTAAAGGATGCACAAGTAGAAGTCTTAGATTTTGCAAGATTCGAAATAGGCGAAAAACTAAATGGAAATAAGTTGTTAGATTCTGTCGAAGTTTGtggttaa
- the LOC124425762 gene encoding elongation factor Ts, mitochondrial isoform X2: MISSRIVRFVHTNSLLWQTSNKSLLAKLRKKTGYTFANCKKALELNSNDIAKAEVWLKEQAQQHGWIQAAKLQGRCTTQGLIAVIVEKNYGALVEINCETDFVARNKKFHGLAEIVLAATLCHARTLNSNNEVERFSLDTDALKALPANDGKTLADHSALTIGTIGENITLRRALCMRVQGDAVVFGGTHPAPMNPIPVSFGRYGALIAVKGKEDKMILGTQLCQHIIGMNPIKVGNNTVDQPNIDMDNEICLIYQEFLLDPSLSVQQVLKDAQVEVLDFARFEIGEKLNGNKLLDSVEVCG; encoded by the exons ATGATTTCTAGCCGCATAGTTCGATTCGTTCATACAAACAGTTTGCTATGGCAAACCTCAAATAAGTCGCTTCTAGCAAAACTAAGGAAGAAAACTGGATATACTTTTGCAAATTGCAAAAAGGCATTAGAATTAAATTCCAATGATATTGCAAAG GCAGAAGTATGGCTGAAAGAGCAAGCTCAGCAGCACGGATGGATTCAAGCAGCAAAACTCCAAGGTAGATGTACTACTCAAGGTCTGATCGCAGtgatcgtagaaaaaaattatggtgCACTCGTAGAAATAAACTGTGAAACAGATTTTGTTGCGAGAAACAAAAAGTTTCATGGACTAGCAGAAATTGTATTGGCAGCAACATTGTGCCATGCAAGGAcattaaatagtaataacgaagTCGAGAGATTTTCATTGGACACGGATGCTTTAAAAGCATTACCTGCGAACGATGGAAAGACTTTAGCCGATCATTCTGCCTTAACTATAGGTACTATCGGTGAAAATATAACTTTAAGGCGAGCTCTATGTATGCGAGTACAGGGTGATGCAGTAGTATTCGGAGGTACGCATCCAGCTCCTATGAATCCTATACCTGTATCTTTTGGAAGATACGGAGCATTAATAGCTGTCAAAGGTAAAGAGGATAAAATGATACTTGGAACTCAACTTTGTCAACACATCATTG GTATGAATCCAATCAAAGTAGGAAATAATACAGTGGATCAGCCAAACATCGATATGGATAATGAAATCTGTTTAATATATCAGGAATTTCTATTGGATCCTAGTCTTTCGGTACAACAAGTTCTAAAGGATGCACAAGTAGAAGTCTTAGATTTTGCAAGATTCGAAATAGGCGAAAAACTAAATGGAAATAAGTTGTTAGATTCTGTCGAAGTTTGtggttaa